In Flavobacterium luteolum, the DNA window TTACGTACTGAGCCACAGTCATACCGCTTTCTTTGGCATCTTTTACAGTTCTATTTACAAAATAAACATTTTGCATTTTCTTTAAAACAGTAGAAATATCTGCATTTTTCTTTGTTTTAATAAGCAAACCATAATTAAAATTTCCCCAAGCGTCTAGGTCGCCTTCTCTCTTTACATCACTAAAAACAAAAGAAGGTTCTATTGATGATGGCCTAATAATGCGGTATACCGATTTTATCGTATAGTTTTTATTGCCATAAGAAATAGATTTTCCAATAGGATCTTCATTTTTAAAGATTAACAATGCCTGTTCTTCAGAAATTGCAACACTATTCTTTTCTTTTAAAATATTGCTTTTCGCACCTTTAATAATTTCAAAAGGGAAAAAATCAAAGAAATTTTCATCACTAGAAAGGATGTCTTTTGTCATCAGTTTTTGATCCTGATATTTGATTATGTCTTCATCGTACCAAGTATGAAAGAAGCAAACCTTTTCTATCTCAGGAATAGAAGCTTTACACGTCTCGCCAAACGGAATAGAATTGGAACCCCATGTGTCTCCATTACTAAGTCTATTAAGGACCATATAAGTATTCTCCTTTTCAGGATTCCATTGATCGTAAGAATGCTCATTGTTCCAATATAATATGGCAAAGATTACGCCCGCAATACCGATGCTTAGTCCTAAAACATTTAAAAACGAAAACAGTTTGCTTTGCTTTAAATGATATATAAATATTTTAAACCAGTTAAAAATCATTTTGAAGTATATTTTTTATAGTTGATATGGTTGTTTTTGGATAACCTTTCGGTTTTAAATCATAGTAAATATTTTGCACACCAGTTCTACCAGAACTACCAGTGCAGTAACAATAATTTTAATCATCACTTTGTTATTTAGCGTCCATAAAAACATCAACATTTCGTTGATTTAATTTTTCAGAAAATATAACTCCGTCTTTCATGTGAATAGTTCTTTGCGAAAAAGAAGCATCATAATCAGAGTGGGTAACCATTAAAATGGTAGCGCCTTTAGCATGTAAATCGGTTAAAAGTTCCATTACTTCATTACCGTTTTTACTGTCTAAGTTTCCTGTTGGTTCATCGGCCAAAATAATTTTAGGGTCATTTACCAAAGCTCTTGCAACCGCAACTCTTTGTTGCTGTCCTCCAGAAAGCTGTTGTGGGAAATGTTTCAAACGGTGGGAAATGTTTAGCTTTTCTGCAATCGCCTCAATTTTCTGTTTTCTTTCAGAAGCTTTCACATTGTTGTAAAGCAAAGGCAATTCGATATTATCGTAAACAGAAAGCTCATCGATTAAGTTGAAGTTTTGAAAAATAAAACCAATGTTTTCTTTACGCACTTGTGCTCTTCCTTTTTCTTTTAGACCAATCATTTCCTGATCTAATAATTTGTAGCTTCCGCCATCTGCGCTGT includes these proteins:
- a CDS encoding ABC transporter ATP-binding protein translates to MITIQNLTKVFRTEEIETAALSGINVEIKKGDFLTIMGPSGCGKSTLLNIIGLLDSADGGSYKLLDQEMIGLKEKGRAQVRKENIGFIFQNFNLIDELSVYDNIELPLLYNNVKASERKQKIEAIAEKLNISHRLKHFPQQLSGGQQQRVAVARALVNDPKIILADEPTGNLDSKNGNEVMELLTDLHAKGATILMVTHSDYDASFSQRTIHMKDGVIFSEKLNQRNVDVFMDAK